A single region of the Yersinia entomophaga genome encodes:
- the glmS gene encoding glutamine--fructose-6-phosphate transaminase (isomerizing) — protein MCGIVGAVAQRDIAEILIEGLRRLEYRGYDSAGLSVVDAKGNMTRLRRVGKVQALSDAAESTELHGGTGIAHTRWATHGEPSESNAHPHVSEYISVVHNGIIENHEPLRELLISRGYKFNSETDTEVIAHLVHWEQQQGGSLLDVVKRVIPQLRGAYGTVVMDSRDPSTLVAARSGSPLVIGCGVGENFIASDQLALLPVTRRFIFLEEGDVVEVTRRSVKIFDKSGNAVERAEIESQVQYDAGDKGVYRHYMQKEIYEQPMAIKNTLEGRLNHGLIDLSELGPNADKLLSDVQHIQIIACGTSYNSGMVSRYWFEALAGVPCDVEIASEFRYRKSAVRPNSLLITLSQSGETADTLAALRLSKELGYLGSLAICNVAGSSLVRESDLALMTKAGTEIGVASTKAFTTQLTVLLMLVAKIGRLKGKPESLEHDVVHALQALPARIEQMLSLDKTIEALAEGFSDKHHALFLGRGDQYPIAMEGALKLKEISYIHAEAYAAGELKHGPLALIDADMPVIVVAPNNDLLEKLKSNIEEVRARGGLLYVFADQDAGFTDSEGMKIIQLPHVEDIIAPIFYTVPLQLLSYHVALIKGTDVDQPRNLAKSVTVE, from the coding sequence ATGTGTGGAATTGTTGGCGCAGTAGCGCAACGTGATATTGCTGAGATTCTGATCGAAGGCTTGCGCCGTTTGGAATACCGTGGCTATGACTCTGCCGGTCTGTCGGTAGTTGATGCCAAAGGTAATATGACCCGTTTGCGTCGCGTGGGGAAAGTTCAGGCTTTGTCCGATGCGGCAGAAAGCACGGAACTGCACGGTGGCACAGGTATTGCGCACACGCGTTGGGCGACTCACGGCGAACCTTCAGAATCGAATGCTCACCCGCATGTTTCTGAATATATATCCGTCGTTCATAACGGCATTATCGAAAACCACGAACCATTACGTGAATTGCTGATTAGCCGCGGCTATAAGTTCAATTCTGAGACCGATACCGAAGTTATTGCTCATCTGGTGCACTGGGAGCAGCAACAGGGCGGTTCTTTGCTGGATGTGGTGAAACGCGTTATTCCTCAGCTGCGTGGTGCCTACGGTACCGTAGTGATGGATAGCCGTGACCCAAGTACGCTGGTAGCAGCGCGGTCCGGTAGCCCGCTGGTGATCGGCTGTGGCGTAGGCGAAAACTTTATCGCCTCTGACCAGCTGGCCTTGCTGCCGGTAACTCGTCGCTTTATCTTCCTGGAAGAAGGTGATGTGGTTGAAGTGACTCGCCGCAGCGTGAAAATCTTCGATAAAAGCGGTAACGCCGTCGAACGTGCGGAAATTGAATCTCAGGTTCAATATGATGCAGGCGACAAAGGTGTTTATCGCCATTACATGCAGAAAGAAATCTACGAACAGCCGATGGCGATTAAAAACACGCTGGAAGGCCGTTTGAACCACGGTTTGATCGATCTGTCTGAACTTGGCCCGAACGCAGATAAGCTGCTCTCTGATGTCCAGCATATCCAAATTATCGCTTGTGGCACTTCTTACAACTCAGGCATGGTTTCTCGCTATTGGTTCGAAGCCTTGGCTGGTGTGCCTTGCGACGTGGAAATTGCCTCTGAATTCCGTTACCGCAAATCAGCGGTTCGTCCAAACAGTCTGTTGATTACGCTTTCTCAGTCTGGTGAAACGGCGGATACGCTGGCAGCCCTGCGTTTGTCTAAAGAACTGGGCTATCTGGGTTCTTTGGCTATTTGTAACGTAGCAGGCTCTTCGTTGGTTCGTGAATCTGATTTGGCACTCATGACCAAAGCTGGGACTGAAATCGGCGTAGCTTCGACCAAAGCTTTTACCACTCAGTTGACCGTTTTGCTGATGCTGGTGGCTAAAATTGGCCGCCTGAAGGGTAAACCGGAAAGCCTGGAACACGATGTGGTTCATGCGTTACAGGCTCTGCCTGCGCGTATTGAGCAGATGCTGTCTCTGGATAAAACTATCGAAGCGCTGGCGGAAGGTTTCTCTGATAAGCATCATGCTCTGTTCCTGGGACGTGGCGATCAATACCCGATTGCAATGGAAGGCGCGTTGAAGCTGAAAGAAATCTCCTATATTCATGCGGAAGCTTACGCAGCTGGTGAATTGAAACACGGCCCTCTGGCGCTGATTGATGCTGATATGCCGGTTATTGTGGTTGCGCCAAACAACGATCTGTTGGAAAAACTGAAATCTAACATCGAAGAAGTACGTGCTCGCGGCGGTTTGCTGTACGTCTTTGCCGATCAGGACGCGGGTTTCACCGACAGTGAAGGGATGAAAATTATCCAACTGCCACACGTAGAAGACATTATTGCTCCAATCTTCTATACCGTGCCGCTACAGCTGCTGTCTTACCACGTTGCTCTGATCAAGGGCACTGATGTGGATCAGCCGCGTAACCTGGCAAAATCGGTTACCGTTGAGTAA
- the glmU gene encoding bifunctional UDP-N-acetylglucosamine diphosphorylase/glucosamine-1-phosphate N-acetyltransferase GlmU has protein sequence MSNSTMSVVILAAGKGTRMYSDLPKVLHPLAGKPMVQHVIDAAMKLGSSNVHLVYGHGGDLLKKTLSDPALNWVLQAEQLGTGHAMQQAAPHFSDDEDILMLYGDVPLISVDTLQRLVAAKPEGGIGLLTVKLDDPTGYGRIVRENGEVVGIVEHKDASEAQRDINEVNTGILVANGRDLKRWLSMLDNNNAQGEFYITDIIALAHADGKKIEAVHPSRLSEVEGVNNRLQLAALERDFQSEQAEKLLLAGVMLLDPARFDLRGELTHGRDITIDTNVIIEGKVTLGNRVRIGSGCVLKNCVIGDDCEISPYSVLEDARLDNACTVGPFARLRPGAELAEGAHVGNFVELKKTRLGKGSKAGHLSYLGDAEIGADVNIGAGTITCNYDGKNKFKTIIGDDVFVGSDTQLVAPVTVEKGATIGAGTTVTRNVAENELVLSRVKQVNIQGWKRPVKKS, from the coding sequence ATGTCTAACAGCACAATGAGCGTAGTTATTCTTGCCGCAGGCAAGGGAACGCGCATGTATTCCGACCTTCCCAAGGTATTACATCCATTGGCCGGCAAGCCTATGGTTCAGCATGTTATTGATGCTGCGATGAAGCTGGGTTCCAGCAATGTTCATCTGGTTTATGGTCACGGTGGCGATTTACTGAAAAAGACGCTGAGCGATCCGGCATTAAACTGGGTGTTACAGGCTGAGCAACTGGGTACGGGCCATGCGATGCAGCAGGCTGCGCCTCATTTCTCTGATGATGAAGATATTTTGATGCTGTATGGCGATGTACCACTGATCTCTGTGGATACCTTGCAGCGTTTGGTTGCGGCTAAACCAGAAGGCGGTATCGGGCTACTGACGGTTAAGTTGGACGATCCAACCGGTTATGGCCGTATCGTGCGTGAAAACGGCGAAGTGGTCGGTATCGTTGAGCATAAAGATGCCAGCGAAGCCCAGCGTGATATTAACGAAGTTAACACGGGTATTCTGGTGGCTAACGGGCGCGATCTGAAGCGCTGGTTGTCTATGCTGGATAACAACAACGCGCAGGGTGAGTTTTACATCACCGATATTATCGCTCTGGCACATGCTGACGGTAAAAAGATTGAAGCCGTACATCCTTCCCGCCTAAGTGAAGTTGAAGGCGTTAATAACCGTCTGCAATTGGCTGCTTTGGAACGTGATTTCCAGTCTGAACAAGCGGAAAAACTGCTGCTGGCGGGCGTAATGCTGTTAGATCCTGCTCGCTTTGATCTGCGCGGTGAGTTAACTCATGGCCGTGATATCACCATCGACACCAACGTTATCATCGAAGGCAAAGTGACGTTAGGCAATCGGGTTCGCATCGGCAGCGGCTGTGTGTTGAAAAATTGCGTGATTGGCGATGATTGCGAAATCAGTCCTTACAGCGTGCTGGAAGATGCTCGTTTGGATAACGCCTGTACCGTTGGGCCGTTTGCCCGTCTTCGTCCTGGCGCTGAGCTGGCTGAGGGGGCTCACGTGGGCAACTTCGTCGAACTGAAGAAAACGCGTTTGGGTAAAGGCTCTAAAGCTGGCCACCTGTCTTATTTAGGCGATGCTGAAATCGGCGCAGATGTGAATATCGGCGCAGGAACCATCACCTGCAACTATGATGGTAAGAACAAGTTTAAAACCATTATTGGCGATGATGTCTTCGTTGGTTCTGATACCCAACTGGTAGCCCCTGTTACCGTCGAAAAAGGTGCCACTATCGGCGCTGGTACTACTGTCACCCGTAACGTGGCTGAAAATGAGCTGGTATTGAGCCGCGTTAAGCAGGTCAATATCCAAGGCTGGAAGCGTCCGGTCAAAAAAAGCTGA
- a CDS encoding F0F1 ATP synthase subunit epsilon yields the protein MAAMTYHLDVVSAEKKMFSGVVQKIQVTGSEGELGIFPGHAPLLTAIKPGMIRIVKQFGEEEFIYLSGGILEVQPSVVIVLADTAIRGTDLDEAKALESKRKAEAHINNSHGDVDYAQASAELAKAIAKLRVIELTRKAM from the coding sequence ATGGCTGCAATGACTTACCATCTGGACGTTGTGAGCGCCGAGAAGAAAATGTTCTCAGGCGTAGTGCAAAAGATTCAGGTGACGGGTAGTGAAGGTGAGCTGGGTATTTTCCCTGGCCATGCCCCGCTGCTCACTGCCATTAAGCCTGGCATGATACGTATTGTTAAACAGTTCGGTGAGGAAGAGTTTATCTATCTTTCTGGCGGCATCCTTGAGGTGCAACCGAGCGTTGTGATCGTATTGGCTGACACTGCTATTCGCGGAACCGATCTGGACGAAGCTAAGGCGCTGGAATCTAAGCGCAAAGCCGAAGCCCATATCAACAATTCCCACGGTGATGTCGACTATGCTCAGGCATCCGCTGAACTGGCGAAGGCGATTGCGAAATTACGCGTAATCGAACTGACCCGTAAAGCGATGTAA
- the atpD gene encoding F0F1 ATP synthase subunit beta, with translation MATGKIIQVIGAVVDVEFPQDAVPKVYNALEVEGTASKLVLEVQQQLGGGVVRCIAMGSSDGLSRGLKVINLEHPIEVPVGKATLGRIMNVLGDPIDMKGAIGEEERWAIHREAPSYEELASSQDLLETGIKVMDLICPFAKGGKVGLFGGAGVGKTVNMMELIRNIAIEHSGYSVFAGVGERTREGNDFYHEMTDSNVLDKVSLVYGQMNEPPGNRLRVALTGLTMAEKFRDEGRDVLLFIDNIYRYTLAGTEVSALLGRMPSAVGYQPTLAEEMGVLQERITSTKTGSITSVQAVYVPADDLTDPSPATTFAHLDATVVLSRQIASLGIYPAVDPLDSTSRQLDPLVVGQEHYDVARGVQSILQRYQELKDIIAILGMDELSEDDKLVVSRARKIQRFLSQPFFVAEVFTGSPGKFVSLKDTIRGFKGIMNGDYDHLPEQAFYMVGTIEEAVEKAKKL, from the coding sequence ATGGCTACTGGAAAGATTATCCAGGTAATCGGCGCCGTAGTGGACGTCGAATTCCCCCAAGACGCTGTACCAAAAGTGTACAACGCCCTTGAGGTCGAAGGCACGGCTTCCAAGCTAGTGCTAGAAGTTCAGCAACAGCTGGGCGGCGGTGTTGTTCGTTGTATCGCAATGGGCTCTTCCGATGGTCTGAGCCGTGGGTTGAAAGTAATCAACCTGGAACACCCAATTGAAGTGCCAGTAGGTAAAGCTACTCTGGGCCGTATCATGAACGTATTGGGTGACCCAATCGACATGAAAGGTGCCATCGGTGAAGAAGAGCGTTGGGCAATCCACCGCGAAGCGCCTTCTTACGAAGAGCTTGCCAGCTCGCAGGATCTGTTGGAAACCGGTATCAAGGTAATGGATCTGATTTGTCCGTTCGCTAAGGGCGGTAAAGTCGGTCTGTTCGGTGGTGCGGGTGTAGGTAAAACAGTAAACATGATGGAGCTGATCCGTAACATCGCGATCGAGCACTCAGGTTATTCTGTCTTTGCCGGCGTGGGTGAACGTACTCGTGAGGGTAACGACTTCTACCACGAAATGACTGACTCCAACGTTCTGGACAAAGTATCACTGGTTTATGGCCAGATGAATGAGCCACCGGGTAACCGTCTGCGCGTAGCATTGACCGGCCTGACCATGGCGGAGAAATTCCGTGATGAAGGTCGTGACGTACTGCTGTTCATCGATAACATTTACCGTTATACCTTGGCCGGTACAGAAGTATCTGCACTGCTGGGTCGTATGCCATCTGCGGTAGGCTACCAGCCAACGCTGGCAGAAGAGATGGGCGTGTTGCAGGAACGTATTACTTCCACCAAGACGGGTTCAATCACCTCCGTACAGGCCGTTTACGTACCTGCGGATGACTTGACTGACCCATCACCAGCAACCACCTTTGCTCACTTGGATGCAACAGTGGTATTGAGCCGTCAAATCGCCTCTCTGGGTATCTACCCGGCGGTTGACCCGCTTGATTCCACCAGCCGTCAGCTTGATCCATTGGTTGTTGGTCAGGAACACTACGATGTAGCGCGTGGCGTGCAGTCTATTCTGCAACGTTACCAGGAGCTGAAAGATATCATCGCGATTCTGGGTATGGACGAGTTGTCAGAAGATGACAAACTGGTTGTATCCCGTGCGCGTAAAATCCAGCGCTTCCTGTCTCAACCGTTCTTCGTGGCAGAAGTCTTCACCGGTTCTCCGGGTAAATTCGTGTCGCTGAAAGATACCATCCGTGGTTTCAAAGGCATCATGAATGGCGACTATGACCACCTGCCGGAGCAGGCGTTCTACATGGTTGGCACCATTGAAGAAGCAGTGGAAAAAGCCAAGAAACTGTAA
- the atpG gene encoding F0F1 ATP synthase subunit gamma, giving the protein MAGAKEIRSKIASVQNTQKITKAMEMVAASKMRKSQERMAASRPYAETMRSVIGHLALGNLEYKHPYLDEREVKRVGYLVVSTDRGLCGGLNINLFKKLLAEMKAWSEKGVECDLALIGSKAASFFGSVGGNIVAQVTGMGDNPSLSELIGPVKVMLQAYDEGRLDKLYVVNNKFINTMSQEPRIMQLLPLPPAEDGELKKKSWDYLYEPDPKALLDTLLRRYVESQVYQGVVENLASEQAARMVAMKAATDNGGSLIKELQLVYNKARQASITQELTEIVGGASAV; this is encoded by the coding sequence ATGGCCGGCGCAAAAGAGATACGTTCCAAGATCGCCAGCGTGCAAAACACGCAAAAGATCACCAAAGCCATGGAGATGGTCGCCGCCTCCAAAATGCGTAAATCGCAGGAACGCATGGCGGCCAGCCGTCCTTATGCAGAAACGATGCGCAGTGTGATTGGTCACCTCGCGTTAGGTAATCTGGAATACAAACACCCCTACCTGGACGAACGTGAAGTGAAACGCGTCGGGTATCTGGTGGTTTCTACAGACCGTGGTCTATGTGGTGGTTTGAACATTAACCTGTTCAAAAAACTGTTGGCTGAGATGAAAGCTTGGTCCGAGAAAGGCGTTGAGTGCGATCTTGCCCTGATTGGTTCCAAAGCGGCATCTTTCTTCGGTTCCGTGGGCGGCAATATTGTTGCTCAGGTTACTGGCATGGGGGATAACCCTTCTCTGTCAGAACTGATCGGGCCGGTGAAAGTGATGCTACAAGCCTACGATGAAGGCCGCCTGGACAAACTGTATGTAGTAAATAACAAGTTTATCAACACAATGTCTCAGGAACCACGGATCATGCAGCTGTTACCTCTTCCGCCTGCGGAAGACGGCGAGCTGAAGAAGAAATCCTGGGATTACCTGTATGAACCCGATCCTAAAGCGTTGCTGGATACCCTCCTGCGTCGCTATGTGGAATCACAGGTTTATCAGGGCGTCGTTGAAAACCTGGCCAGCGAACAGGCCGCGCGAATGGTAGCGATGAAAGCCGCCACCGATAACGGCGGTAGCCTGATCAAAGAGCTGCAGTTGGTTTACAACAAGGCTCGTCAGGCCAGCATCACTCAGGAACTCACCGAGATCGTCGGGGGAGCCTCCGCGGTTTAA
- the atpA gene encoding F0F1 ATP synthase subunit alpha gives MQLNSTEISELIKQRIAQFNVVSEAHNEGTIVSVSDGIIRVHGLAEVMQGEMIALPGNRYAIALNLERDSVGAVVMGPYADLAEGMKVKCTGRILEVPVGRGLLGRVVNTLGEPIDGKGPVENDGFSAVEAIAPGVIERQSVDEPVQTGYKSVDAMIPIGRGQRELIIGDRQTGKTALAIDAIINQRDSGIKCVYVAIGQKASTVANVVRKLEEHGALANTIVVVATASESAALQYLAPYSGCAMGEYFRDRGEDALIIYDDLSKQAVAYRQISLLLRRPPGREAYPGDVFYLHSRLLERAARVNADYVEAFTKGEVKGKTGSLTALPIIETQAGDVSAFVPTNVISITDGQIFLESSLFNAGIRPAVNPGISVSRVGGAAQTKIMKKLSGGIRTALAQYRELAAFSQFASDLDDATRKQLSHGQKVTELLKQKQYAPMSVAQQSLVLFAAERGYLGDIELAKVGSFEAALLAFADREHAELLQQINQTGAYNDEIEAKLKGILDTFKATQSW, from the coding sequence ATGCAACTGAATTCCACCGAAATCAGCGAACTGATCAAGCAGCGCATTGCTCAGTTCAATGTGGTGAGCGAAGCTCACAATGAAGGTACTATTGTTTCCGTCAGCGACGGGATCATCCGCGTGCACGGTTTGGCTGAAGTTATGCAAGGCGAGATGATCGCATTGCCAGGCAACCGTTACGCTATCGCACTGAACCTGGAGCGAGACTCCGTTGGTGCAGTCGTTATGGGTCCGTACGCCGATCTTGCTGAAGGCATGAAGGTTAAATGTACTGGCCGTATCCTGGAAGTTCCTGTCGGTCGTGGCCTGTTGGGTCGCGTTGTCAATACTCTGGGTGAACCTATTGATGGTAAAGGTCCGGTAGAAAACGACGGCTTCTCAGCCGTTGAAGCTATTGCACCTGGCGTTATCGAACGTCAATCCGTTGATGAACCCGTTCAGACTGGTTATAAATCCGTTGATGCCATGATTCCAATTGGTCGTGGTCAGCGTGAATTGATCATCGGTGACCGTCAAACCGGTAAAACTGCTCTGGCGATTGATGCGATCATTAACCAGCGCGATTCCGGCATCAAATGTGTGTATGTTGCTATCGGCCAGAAAGCCTCTACTGTTGCAAACGTAGTGCGCAAACTGGAAGAACACGGCGCTTTGGCTAACACCATTGTGGTTGTTGCTACCGCGTCTGAATCTGCAGCATTGCAATACCTGGCACCTTACTCCGGTTGTGCCATGGGTGAATATTTCCGCGATCGCGGTGAAGATGCGCTGATTATTTATGATGACCTGTCCAAACAGGCCGTTGCATATCGTCAAATCTCCTTGCTGCTTCGTCGTCCACCAGGCCGTGAAGCTTATCCTGGCGACGTATTCTACCTCCACTCCCGTTTGCTGGAACGTGCTGCGCGTGTCAACGCGGACTACGTTGAAGCATTCACCAAGGGTGAAGTGAAAGGTAAAACCGGTTCTTTGACCGCTCTGCCGATCATCGAAACGCAAGCAGGTGACGTTTCCGCGTTCGTTCCGACCAACGTAATTTCGATTACCGATGGTCAGATCTTCCTGGAATCCAGCCTGTTTAACGCCGGTATTCGTCCTGCGGTAAACCCAGGTATCTCCGTATCTCGTGTGGGTGGTGCAGCGCAGACCAAGATCATGAAAAAACTGTCCGGTGGTATCCGTACCGCTCTGGCACAGTATCGTGAACTTGCCGCGTTCTCCCAGTTCGCATCCGATCTGGATGATGCAACACGTAAACAGCTGAGCCACGGTCAGAAAGTGACCGAGCTTCTGAAACAGAAACAGTATGCGCCGATGTCTGTCGCACAGCAGTCTCTGGTTCTGTTCGCAGCTGAACGTGGTTATCTGGGTGATATCGAGCTGGCGAAGGTGGGTAGCTTTGAAGCTGCGCTGTTAGCTTTTGCTGACCGTGAGCACGCTGAGCTTCTGCAACAAATCAACCAAACTGGCGCGTATAACGATGAGATCGAGGCCAAGCTGAAAGGCATCCTCGACACATTCAAGGCAACCCAGTCCTGGTAA
- the atpH gene encoding F0F1 ATP synthase subunit delta: MSEFVTVARPYAKAAFDFAVEHQAVEHWQEMLAFTAQVTRNEQIAELLSGAVAPESMSKTFIAVCGDQLDVPAQNFIRVMAENGRLLVLPEVLQQFIQLRASLESTVDVEVSSASALSDEQQAKIAAAMEKRLSRKVKLNCKIDKSVMAGVVIRAGDMVIDGSVRGRLERLADVLQS, encoded by the coding sequence ATGTCTGAATTTGTAACTGTAGCTCGCCCCTACGCCAAAGCAGCTTTTGACTTTGCTGTTGAGCACCAGGCGGTTGAACATTGGCAGGAAATGCTGGCGTTTACCGCTCAGGTAACGCGCAATGAACAGATTGCCGAATTGCTTTCAGGTGCAGTTGCACCTGAATCAATGTCGAAAACGTTTATTGCCGTTTGTGGTGATCAACTCGATGTGCCCGCACAGAACTTTATCCGAGTTATGGCGGAGAATGGCCGTTTACTGGTTCTTCCTGAGGTGCTGCAGCAGTTTATTCAACTGCGTGCCTCGTTAGAGTCTACCGTCGACGTTGAAGTGTCCTCTGCGAGTGCACTGAGTGACGAACAGCAGGCTAAGATTGCCGCTGCGATGGAAAAACGTCTGTCACGCAAAGTTAAGCTGAATTGCAAAATTGATAAGTCTGTAATGGCCGGCGTCGTAATACGCGCAGGCGATATGGTGATAGATGGCAGCGTTCGCGGTCGTCTTGAACGCCTGGCAGACGTCTTGCAGTCTTAA
- the atpF gene encoding F0F1 ATP synthase subunit B: MNLNATILGQAIAFVLFVIFCMKYVWPPIMAAIEKRQKEIADGLSSAERAKKDLDLAQANATDQLKKAKAEAQVIIEQASKRKAQILDEAKTEAEQERNKIVAQAQAEIDAERKRAREELRKQVAMLAIAGAEKIIERSVDEAANSDIVDKLVAEL; the protein is encoded by the coding sequence GTGAATCTTAACGCAACAATCCTCGGCCAGGCCATCGCGTTTGTCCTGTTTGTCATCTTTTGTATGAAGTACGTATGGCCGCCAATTATGGCTGCCATCGAGAAGCGTCAAAAAGAAATTGCTGACGGTCTCTCTTCTGCAGAGCGTGCCAAAAAAGATTTGGACTTAGCGCAAGCCAATGCGACCGACCAACTGAAGAAAGCGAAAGCAGAAGCTCAGGTGATCATCGAGCAGGCGTCTAAACGCAAAGCTCAGATCCTTGATGAAGCTAAAACTGAAGCTGAACAGGAACGTAACAAAATCGTGGCGCAAGCGCAGGCAGAGATCGACGCCGAACGTAAGCGCGCTCGTGAAGAGTTGCGTAAGCAAGTCGCGATGTTGGCAATAGCTGGCGCCGAGAAGATCATCGAACGTTCCGTGGATGAAGCTGCTAACAGCGACATCGTTGATAAACTGGTCGCTGAACTGTAA
- the atpE gene encoding F0F1 ATP synthase subunit C: MENLNMDLLYMAAAVMMGLAAIGAAIGIGILGGKFLEGAARQPDLIPLLRTQFFIVMGLVDAIPMIAVGLGLYVMFAVA; the protein is encoded by the coding sequence ATGGAAAACCTGAATATGGATCTGCTGTACATGGCTGCCGCTGTGATGATGGGTTTAGCGGCAATCGGTGCTGCGATCGGTATCGGCATCCTGGGTGGTAAATTTTTGGAAGGCGCTGCACGTCAGCCTGACCTGATTCCTCTGCTGCGTACACAGTTCTTTATCGTCATGGGTCTGGTTGACGCCATCCCAATGATCGCTGTTGGTCTGGGTCTGTACGTGATGTTTGCTGTCGCGTAA
- the atpB gene encoding F0F1 ATP synthase subunit A produces the protein MSASGEISTPRDYIGHHLNNLQLDLRTFELVNPHSTGPASFWTLNIDSLFFSVVLGLAFLLLFRKVAAGATSGVPGKLQTAVELIIGFVDSSVKDMYHGKSKVIAPLALTVFVWVFLMNMMDLLPIDLLPFIGEHVFGLPALRVVPTADVSITLSMALGVFILILFYSIKMKGVGGFVKELTMQPFNHPVFIPVNLILEGVSLLSKPVSLGLRLFGNMYAGELIFILIAGLLPWWSQWLLSVPWAIFHILIITLQAFIFMVLTIVYLSMASEEH, from the coding sequence ATGTCTGCATCAGGAGAAATCTCTACTCCAAGGGACTACATAGGCCACCATCTGAATAACCTTCAGTTGGACCTGCGTACCTTCGAGTTGGTCAATCCCCACTCTACTGGCCCTGCATCGTTCTGGACGTTGAACATTGACTCATTGTTCTTCTCTGTCGTGCTGGGGTTAGCTTTTCTGCTTTTGTTCCGCAAAGTTGCTGCAGGTGCCACCAGTGGCGTCCCGGGTAAACTGCAGACCGCCGTTGAATTGATTATCGGTTTTGTCGATAGCAGCGTGAAGGACATGTATCACGGCAAGAGCAAAGTGATCGCTCCTCTGGCGTTGACCGTGTTTGTCTGGGTCTTCCTGATGAATATGATGGACTTGCTACCAATCGATTTACTGCCATTCATCGGTGAACACGTCTTTGGATTACCGGCTCTGCGTGTGGTACCTACTGCCGATGTAAGCATTACCTTGTCTATGGCTTTGGGTGTTTTCATCCTTATCCTGTTCTACAGCATCAAAATGAAAGGTGTAGGCGGCTTCGTAAAAGAATTAACGATGCAGCCGTTCAATCACCCGGTATTCATTCCAGTCAACTTGATCCTGGAAGGTGTCAGCCTGCTGTCCAAACCGGTTTCACTCGGTCTGCGACTGTTCGGCAACATGTATGCGGGTGAGTTGATCTTCATCCTGATTGCTGGCCTGCTGCCGTGGTGGTCTCAGTGGTTGTTAAGTGTGCCTTGGGCCATTTTCCATATACTGATTATTACGTTGCAAGCCTTTATCTTCATGGTTCTGACGATTGTCTATCTCTCGATGGCATCCGAAGAGCACTGA
- the atpI gene encoding F0F1 ATP synthase subunit I, whose protein sequence is MPVSLYNGKIARKLLFLQLMTFVVLSAAFGLKGLEWSASAFAGGLAAWLPNAMFMLFACRHQAKTAAPGRVAWTFAIGEGLKVIITIILLIVALGLFKAAFVPLGLTYLSVLIVQILAPAVISGYRT, encoded by the coding sequence ATGCCTGTATCCCTTTACAACGGGAAAATTGCGCGAAAGTTGCTGTTTTTGCAGTTAATGACTTTTGTTGTTCTCAGCGCTGCTTTCGGTTTGAAAGGCTTGGAATGGAGTGCTTCTGCATTCGCAGGGGGTTTGGCGGCCTGGTTGCCAAATGCCATGTTCATGCTGTTTGCTTGCCGCCATCAGGCAAAAACAGCGGCTCCGGGTCGTGTTGCTTGGACGTTTGCCATTGGCGAAGGGTTAAAAGTTATCATTACGATAATTTTACTGATTGTGGCTTTGGGGCTGTTTAAAGCGGCGTTTGTCCCACTCGGTTTAACCTATTTATCGGTGCTGATTGTGCAGATATTGGCACCGGCCGTAATTAGCGGTTACCGTACTTAA
- the rsmG gene encoding 16S rRNA (guanine(527)-N(7))-methyltransferase RsmG encodes MQKKLESLLKSAGISLPDQQKQQLIGYVELLHKWNKAYNLTSVRDPEQMLVRHILDSIVVNPHLQGQRFIDVGTGPGLPGIPLAIVRPDSHFTLLDSLGKRVRFLRQVQHELGLTNIEPVQSRVEDFSGQPGFDGVISRAFASLDDMLSWCHHLPARPEGRFYALKGVRPDDELSTLPQGIELESVIRLQVPELDGERHLVILKPN; translated from the coding sequence GTGCAAAAAAAATTAGAATCCTTGCTTAAAAGCGCGGGAATTTCGTTACCCGATCAACAAAAACAGCAGCTTATTGGCTATGTTGAGCTATTGCACAAGTGGAACAAGGCTTATAACCTGACTTCTGTCCGCGACCCTGAACAAATGCTGGTTCGCCATATCCTGGATAGCATTGTGGTTAACCCTCATTTGCAAGGTCAGCGGTTTATCGATGTTGGAACCGGGCCGGGCTTACCTGGCATTCCTCTGGCTATCGTGCGCCCTGATTCACATTTCACTCTGCTAGACAGCCTCGGAAAGCGTGTGCGCTTTTTGCGTCAGGTACAACATGAGTTGGGGTTGACTAATATCGAGCCTGTGCAGAGCCGTGTGGAAGACTTTAGCGGCCAACCTGGGTTTGATGGCGTGATAAGCCGTGCGTTTGCTTCTTTGGACGATATGCTGTCTTGGTGCCATCACCTGCCAGCCAGGCCTGAAGGGCGTTTTTACGCGCTGAAAGGCGTACGCCCTGATGATGAATTATCGACTTTGCCACAAGGTATTGAATTGGAGTCTGTGATTCGACTACAGGTTCCTGAGTTAGATGGCGAACGGCATTTGGTTATCCTTAAACCAAACTAA